The DNA sequence ATCTTCCACATATTCAGGCGCGGGCAAATAATGATTTTCAAAAAGAACGTATCTGGGCTTTCCCAAATAATACCTGGGGAAAATCGCTCTTTTGAACTTTGCTTTTCCGAACAATTGCCCAACCCTGTTTGTTTGCTTTTTC is a window from the Clostridia bacterium genome containing:
- a CDS encoding lipopolysaccharide cholinephosphotransferase; amino-acid sequence: KKQTNRVGQLFGKAKFKRAIFPRYYLGKPRYVLFENHYLPAPEYVEDYLTHVFGDYMKLPSQEEIEKSIHSQQWSIDIQ